One Camelina sativa cultivar DH55 chromosome 3, Cs, whole genome shotgun sequence genomic window carries:
- the LOC104773889 gene encoding probable S-adenosylmethionine-dependent methyltransferase At5g38780 gives MNGGDGASSYARNSSYQRGAIEAAEALLRKGINRRLDITDHSYSYFTIADFGCSSGPNTILAVDIIIQALDDKFSSSLPNNTTPQFQVYFNDVSHTDFNALFALLPPQGPYFAAGVPGSFYGNLFPKAHLNLAYSSCALCWLSDLPPELTDTSSPAYNRGKIHYTGASAEVARAYSCQYRKDINLFLHARSQELAENGLMALIVPGVPDGFLDCQEASTGSEFDLLGSCLMDMAREGRIKEEEVDSFNLPIYYSTPKELEDIIKSNGELKIDKIETLGSIGAQGTMPDLESRVLYLRAVLEGLVRTHFGHQILDDLFDRYALKLAHSSFILQPQTHRSIMIFALLSRCYDI, from the exons TCAGAAAGGGGATCAACAGACGGCTCGACATCACAGACCATTCCTACTCGTATTTTACAATAGCCGACTTCGGATGCTCCTCCGGCCCCAACACCATTCTTGCTGTAGATATCATCATCCAAGCCCTCGACGACAAGTTCAGCTCTTCTCTGCCTAATAACACTACTCCTCAGTTTCAAGTCTACTTTAACGACGTCTCCCACACTGATTTTAATGCACTCTTTGCTTTGCTTCCTCCTCAAGGCCCCTACTTCGCTGCAGGCGTCCCCGGTTCTTTTTATGGAAACTTGTTTCCCAAGGCACATCTCAACTTGGCCTATTCATCTTGCGCCCTCTGTTGGCTCTCCGACTTGCCACCGGAGCTAACTGACACAAGCTCTCCTGCTTACAACAGAGGCAAGATTCACTACACGGGAGCTTCAGCAGAGGTTGCACGAGCCTACTCCTGTCAGTACAGGAAggatatcaatttatttttgcatGCCAGGTCACAGGAGCTCGCAGAAAACGGGTTGATGGCACTGATTGTGCCCGGTGTACCAGATGGTTTTCTCGATTGTCAGGAGGCTTCAACGGGATCCGAGTTCGATTTGTTGGGTTCATGCCTCATGGACATGGCCAGAGAG GGAAGAataaaggaggaggaggtggacaGTTTCAACCTTCCCATATATTACTCAACCCCAAAGGAACTGGAAGACATCATCAAAAGCAACGGAGAGTtgaaaattgataaaatagaGACACTGGGGAGCATTGGCGCGCAAGGGACTATGCCTGACCTCGAGTCGAGGGTTCTGTACCTGAGAGCGGTGCTGGAAGGTCTCGTTCGCACCCACTTTGGCCACCAAATCCTCGACGATCTGTTTGATCGCTACGCCCTCAAACTTGCTCATTCTTCTTTCATCCTCCAGCCTCAAACCCATAGATCCATCATGATCTTTGCCCTTCTCAGTCGCTGTTATGACATCTGA
- the LOC109132213 gene encoding early nodulin-75-like — translation MTRSIQCREMIDDVQRQMSGLSFQDRRSSGPYPSVHQPTASSPPPPPETQNPSHPHPHAPYYRPPEQMSRPGYTIPPYGPPPPYHTPHGQAPPQPYPPQTQQQPPSWQQGSYYDHQGQQPRPPYPGQSPYPPPHQGGGYYRQ, via the coding sequence ATGACAAGGAGTATCCAGTGCCGAGAAATGATTGATGATGTGCAACGGCAGATGTCTGGTCTGAGTTTTCAGGATCGTAGAAGCTCCGGCCCATACCCATCTGTGCACCAACCAACGGCTTCAAGTCCGCCTCCTCCACCAGAAACTCAGAATCCATCTCATCCTCACCCACATGCACCATACTATAGACCACCTGAGCAAATGTCAAGGCCTGGCTACACAATCCCACCCTACGGTCCACCTCCGCCTTACCATACTCCTCATGGCCAAGCGCCACCACAACCGTACCCTCCTCAGACCCAGCAACAACCTCCATCATGGCAACAAGGCTCGTACTATGACCACCAGGGACAGCAGCCTCGACCTCCTTATCCCGGCCAGAGCCCGTACCCGCCTCCTCACCAAGGTGGTGGATACTACAGGCAATAA